One Candidatus Polarisedimenticolia bacterium genomic region harbors:
- a CDS encoding metal-dependent hydrolase, which produces MDPVTHTLVGITTANAFLRRRAGREAVPILAWASNLPDLDGVVMLTGHPAAVVFRRTFGHSLFLLPLWSLLLALVLRRFYPRPSVRTVYGLVLLGAGLHLFFDLINSFGVVLLWPLSDRRPELAIVFIVDLVLTGLLALPILLAAPAALRPRRALLSQISAAAVVLYLGVCAAGHALAREALAREALATPGRADFLYVFPEPLGPHRWRGVIRKGNLYDVYLVHSFTGRLEKKERLETHPESPEAARARQTPLGHRLERFFKAPVWETRRSYPEGAPARVTAYDLRFRSLVLNRRSIFPFCFQVTDAGAKACRQGASLE; this is translated from the coding sequence ATGGACCCGGTGACCCACACACTGGTGGGGATCACGACGGCGAACGCCTTTTTGCGGCGGCGGGCTGGGCGGGAGGCGGTCCCGATCCTGGCGTGGGCCTCCAACCTGCCGGATCTCGACGGCGTGGTGATGCTGACGGGACATCCCGCGGCGGTCGTGTTCCGCCGGACCTTCGGCCATTCCCTCTTCCTTCTGCCGCTCTGGTCCCTTCTCCTCGCCCTGGTCCTGCGGCGCTTCTATCCGCGCCCGAGTGTTAGGACCGTCTACGGTCTCGTGCTCCTCGGCGCCGGCCTGCATCTCTTCTTCGACCTCATCAATTCGTTCGGCGTCGTCCTGCTCTGGCCGCTGAGCGATCGCCGCCCGGAGCTGGCGATCGTCTTCATCGTCGATCTGGTTCTGACCGGCCTGCTCGCGCTGCCGATCCTCCTCGCGGCCCCGGCGGCGCTCCGGCCGCGCCGGGCGCTGCTTTCGCAAATTTCGGCGGCCGCCGTCGTCCTCTATCTCGGAGTCTGCGCCGCGGGGCACGCCCTGGCCCGGGAGGCGCTGGCCCGGGAGGCGCTGGCGACCCCGGGGCGGGCCGACTTCCTCTACGTCTTTCCCGAGCCGCTGGGTCCCCATCGATGGCGCGGGGTCATCCGGAAGGGAAACCTATACGACGTCTACCTCGTACACTCGTTCACCGGCCGTCTGGAGAAGAAAGAGCGTCTCGAGACGCACCCCGAGAGTCCCGAGGCGGCCCGCGCCCGGCAAACCCCGCTGGGGCACCGGTTGGAGCGGTTCTTCAAAGCCCCGGTCTGGGAGACGCGCCGCTCCTATCCGGAGGGCGCGCCGGCGAGGGTGACCGCCTACGATTTGCGGTTTCGTTCCCTGGTCCTGAACCGTCGCTCGATCTTCCCGTTCTGCTTTCAGGTGACGGACGCCGGCGCGAAAGCCTGTCGCCAGGGGGCGTCCCTGGAATGA
- a CDS encoding cytochrome c oxidase subunit 3: MVSGVTQRPAQPDPRQTPPAIPNHRLGMIIFLVAETMLFTGLLGGYLVLRLAAPMWPPAGQPQLPFWAGAANLAFLAAGSFGIHGALRAARRASHRGVLRGISVALAAGAAFLAVLGMEWARLRSSGLSLSSGGTYGALFFALTGCHALHLLAVWIWIAVLLVMALKDRFSPAHHEPVEMAGMFWHFVTLAWLFLFVILYVL, encoded by the coding sequence ATGGTCTCTGGAGTGACGCAGCGGCCTGCGCAGCCCGATCCGCGGCAGACTCCGCCCGCCATCCCGAACCACCGGCTGGGAATGATCATCTTCCTGGTGGCGGAGACGATGCTGTTCACCGGCCTGCTCGGCGGCTATCTGGTCCTGCGGCTCGCGGCGCCGATGTGGCCCCCGGCGGGCCAGCCGCAGCTGCCGTTCTGGGCCGGCGCCGCGAACCTGGCCTTCCTGGCCGCCGGGAGCTTCGGAATCCATGGGGCGCTGCGCGCCGCCCGGCGCGCCAGCCATCGGGGGGTCCTGCGCGGCATCTCCGTGGCGCTCGCCGCCGGGGCGGCCTTCCTGGCGGTTCTCGGGATGGAGTGGGCCCGCCTGCGGTCGAGCGGGCTTTCCCTGTCGAGCGGCGGGACCTACGGCGCGCTCTTCTTCGCCCTGACCGGCTGTCACGCGCTGCACCTGCTGGCCGTTTGGATCTGGATCGCGGTCCTGCTGGTGATGGCGCTTAAGGATCGGTTCTCCCCGGCCCATCACGAGCCGGTCGAGATGGCGGGCATGTTCTGGCATTTCGTGACTCTCGCCTGGCTGTTTCTCTTCGTGATACTCTACGTCCTATGA